One window of Pseudanabaena sp. FACHB-2040 genomic DNA carries:
- a CDS encoding alpha/beta hydrolase, which yields MLWLVTSIGTLIGIVGIGAVYQAIATSRDRKKFRPTGKLIEINGNDWHYKLMGEGCPTVILDSGTGGSHLDWQLVQPEVAKFTRVLAYDRAGCGWSDLSLKPRTADQVVSELRQLLQEADIEPPYVLVGMSSGGLFSRLFAYHYREQVAGMVLVDVTHEKMYEDAPTEWVELNKRLESLLPYVLPTLGRIGLLRLLVTFDSLPMAAGLFQKVPPAIRPIAKAIYSQTQFGKAFAQESAAVPISMSQVEQARKTKPFPDIPLVVLSSGQPEFDITQEVLEKLQELHADLATESPQGVHIVAHESGHVIQLDAPELVIDAIRQVVEKIHCSSAL from the coding sequence ATGCTATGGCTTGTTACATCCATTGGAACATTGATTGGAATAGTCGGAATTGGAGCAGTTTATCAAGCAATTGCCACAAGTCGCGATCGCAAGAAGTTTCGGCCAACTGGGAAGTTAATTGAAATCAATGGTAATGACTGGCACTACAAACTTATGGGTGAGGGTTGCCCGACGGTTATTTTGGACAGTGGAACTGGAGGCAGTCACCTGGATTGGCAATTAGTGCAACCCGAAGTTGCCAAATTTACAAGAGTTTTGGCCTACGATCGGGCAGGCTGTGGCTGGAGTGATTTAAGTTTGAAGCCACGTACGGCTGATCAAGTTGTTAGTGAGTTGCGGCAACTTTTGCAAGAGGCTGACATTGAGCCACCTTACGTTTTAGTGGGAATGTCGTCAGGTGGTTTATTCAGTCGCTTATTTGCCTATCACTATCGAGAGCAAGTGGCTGGGATGGTTTTAGTAGATGTAACCCATGAGAAGATGTACGAGGATGCACCAACTGAATGGGTTGAATTGAACAAACGGCTTGAGTCACTATTGCCTTATGTATTGCCAACCCTAGGACGTATCGGTTTGCTTCGGTTACTTGTCACTTTTGATTCTTTGCCTATGGCGGCTGGTCTATTCCAAAAAGTTCCACCTGCAATACGTCCTATTGCTAAAGCAATTTATTCCCAAACCCAATTTGGCAAAGCCTTTGCCCAAGAATCGGCTGCGGTACCCATTAGTATGAGCCAGGTTGAGCAGGCACGCAAAACAAAGCCGTTTCCTGACATTCCTCTAGTCGTCTTGTCGTCTGGACAACCGGAATTTGACATCACACAAGAAGTGCTTGAAAAGCTACAAGAACTACATGCAGATCTAGCTACTGAGTCGCCTCAAGGTGTTCATATTGTTGCTCATGAAAGTGGACATGTAATTCAGCTAGATGCTCCAGAACTGGTTATTGATGCGATTCGTCAAGTTGTTGAAAAGATACACTGTAGTAGTGCTCTCTGA
- a CDS encoding DUF3703 domain-containing protein translates to MAEQNFEAAWIALQRAHLIGQRDAIAPTIAHWQILALAWRQHEFREIKGQIMPTLSGP, encoded by the coding sequence ATGGCAGAGCAGAACTTTGAGGCAGCCTGGATAGCTCTGCAGCGGGCTCATCTGATAGGGCAGAGAGATGCGATCGCACCCACCATCGCCCATTGGCAAATACTCGCCCTGGCCTGGCGACAACACGAGTTTAGGGAGATAAAAGGACAGATCATGCCGACTCTGTCTGGCCCCTGA
- a CDS encoding SDR family oxidoreductase, with translation MKLKPINQQVVAIVGASSGIGRETALRFAKKGAKVVVAARGESGLATLVDEIKQLGGDAIAVIADVSEFEQVKAIADQTIATYGRLDTWVHVSGTSVVAPFAQVTPEEFRRVIDVNLNGQAYGAMVALPHLKKEGGGALIHVSSLAARVPFPLQSPYAASKHGVAGFLDSMRIELQYQKQPISVTNVMPAITNTPIFNKIRTKLGVAPAGLPPYNKPSTVADAILYAAEHPTRDFVVGDMGRVLEMLQRIAPSIVDRLFLQVGFTAQLTGEPKSADAPDNLYAPISGYDTVEGDFGSLSVPSFTDWLDRNPPIKWGAITVVAASGLIAVLGGISG, from the coding sequence ATGAAATTAAAACCGATCAATCAGCAAGTAGTCGCCATCGTTGGTGCTTCTAGTGGAATCGGCAGAGAGACAGCTCTGCGGTTTGCCAAAAAAGGGGCAAAGGTTGTGGTTGCTGCTCGTGGCGAGTCTGGGTTGGCAACGTTGGTGGATGAGATCAAACAGTTGGGTGGAGACGCGATCGCAGTCATTGCCGATGTCAGCGAATTTGAACAGGTGAAAGCGATCGCAGATCAGACCATTGCTACTTACGGACGACTCGATACCTGGGTGCATGTCTCTGGAACTAGCGTTGTTGCACCGTTTGCCCAAGTCACACCGGAAGAATTTAGAAGAGTCATTGATGTCAACTTGAATGGGCAGGCCTATGGCGCAATGGTCGCTCTACCACACCTCAAAAAAGAGGGAGGTGGCGCACTCATTCACGTTTCCTCATTAGCGGCAAGAGTTCCGTTTCCATTGCAAAGTCCCTATGCAGCTTCCAAGCACGGCGTAGCAGGCTTTTTAGATTCCATGAGAATTGAATTGCAGTACCAGAAACAGCCAATCAGCGTCACTAATGTGATGCCCGCCATCACAAATACCCCCATTTTCAACAAAATTCGGACGAAGCTAGGAGTAGCGCCTGCTGGATTACCGCCTTACAACAAACCCAGCACCGTTGCCGATGCCATTCTATATGCGGCTGAGCACCCTACCCGTGACTTTGTTGTAGGTGATATGGGGCGAGTATTGGAGATGCTGCAACGCATTGCCCCGTCGATTGTCGATCGCTTATTTCTCCAGGTTGGCTTTACCGCTCAACTGACAGGTGAGCCAAAATCGGCAGATGCACCCGACAACCTATATGCCCCAATCTCTGGTTACGACACCGTAGAGGGCGATTTCGGTAGTTTGAGCGTACCCAGCTTCACAGATTGGCTCGATCGCAATCCACCCATCAAATGGGGCGCTATCACAGTAGTTGCTGCCAGCGGATTGATTGCCGTGCTGGGGGGCATTTCAGGATAA
- the hpsE gene encoding hormogonium polysaccharide biosynthesis glycosyltransferase HpsE, translated as MFDVTIAICTYNGAARLPKVLQCLRSQRHSHTFSWSVLVVDNNSTDATAEVAQHYQVDWPQTYPLFYVFEPRQGLAFARRCAIEQTQSPLIAFLDDDNWPDPDWVAAVHAFGSRHPQVGAYGGQILPHYEVPPPTGFDQIAACLAVNEQRLGPHRYSPHQWRFPAGAGLVVRRQAWLDTVPDQPRLKGVCGSALTSKGEDLESLSYLNLAGWEIWHNPAMQIEHFIPRHRLEPEYLIRLFRGIGLSRYPTRMIRFRAWQRPLVIPLYVLNDLRKLLAYRLSHQASGSQDTVLVCQQTLLFYSLISPFYHGQQALQRAAQLLGLKLGSLKRLIAPTISPETVR; from the coding sequence GTGTTTGATGTAACCATTGCTATCTGCACATACAACGGCGCAGCCCGGCTGCCCAAGGTTTTGCAGTGTTTGCGATCGCAGCGCCACTCCCACACCTTTTCCTGGTCGGTGCTGGTGGTAGACAACAACAGCACCGACGCTACTGCCGAAGTAGCGCAGCACTACCAGGTTGATTGGCCCCAGACGTACCCGCTTTTCTATGTTTTTGAGCCGCGACAGGGGCTGGCCTTTGCCCGCCGCTGTGCCATCGAGCAAACCCAAAGCCCCCTCATTGCCTTTCTAGATGACGACAATTGGCCTGACCCGGATTGGGTAGCGGCAGTTCATGCGTTTGGCAGCCGCCATCCTCAGGTTGGGGCTTACGGTGGGCAGATTTTGCCTCACTACGAAGTCCCGCCCCCTACAGGGTTTGACCAAATTGCCGCGTGTCTAGCCGTCAATGAGCAGAGGCTAGGCCCCCATCGCTATTCCCCTCATCAGTGGCGCTTTCCGGCCGGGGCTGGGCTGGTAGTGCGGCGGCAAGCCTGGCTCGACACCGTCCCTGACCAACCCCGGCTCAAAGGGGTATGTGGCAGTGCCCTCACCTCTAAGGGAGAAGACTTAGAGAGCCTGTCTTACCTGAATTTGGCAGGATGGGAGATCTGGCATAATCCGGCTATGCAGATAGAGCACTTCATTCCCCGGCACCGCCTGGAACCGGAATACCTAATCCGATTGTTTCGAGGCATCGGCTTGAGCCGCTACCCCACCCGCATGATTCGCTTTAGGGCCTGGCAACGGCCCCTAGTTATTCCCCTATACGTTCTCAACGACCTGCGAAAATTGCTTGCGTACAGGCTCAGCCACCAGGCCAGCGGCAGCCAAGATACCGTCTTGGTTTGCCAACAAACGCTCCTGTTTTACAGCCTGATCAGCCCTTTCTACCATGGGCAGCAGGCGCTTCAGCGAGCAGCCCAGCTGCTTGGGCTAAAACTAGGCTCGCTTAAAAGGCTAATCGCCCCAACAATCTCACCCGAAACGGTGCGCTAG
- a CDS encoding glycosyltransferase family 1 protein → MGAAYPPLSFYLPKALWPETLPTDANTPWPGFGLGVYAWTIQTYLRLKAAGLPCALVSTMPQAGIVFAHCNVLRGSQVGFKTGFKRLLVCLRAELLPVPYAQLQVVQNPQQANATGHCYWIPHWPQPGLIPRDRQRGHCIENVAFLGHANNLATELTTPAWRRALGDLGLAWQPKVSTHTWHQGVGLPPDWHDYRQIDAVVAVRSFRARDVHRTQNYRNKPATKLYNAWLAGVPAILGEESAYWAERRGELDFLAVSSPSEILAALGRLQQDAGLYRAMVENGLQRAETVRPEAIVQRWLTFIEQVAVPAYERWDCCSSWGKAKVLGQGLGAASWARVEQKVRSQIFR, encoded by the coding sequence ATGGGTGCCGCCTATCCACCGCTGTCTTTTTATCTGCCTAAGGCACTCTGGCCCGAAACGCTTCCCACTGATGCCAATACCCCCTGGCCTGGGTTTGGTCTAGGCGTCTATGCTTGGACGATACAGACCTACCTGAGGCTAAAAGCGGCAGGGTTACCCTGTGCGCTGGTGTCAACGATGCCACAGGCGGGCATTGTTTTTGCCCATTGCAATGTGCTGCGCGGCAGTCAAGTAGGCTTCAAGACTGGATTTAAGAGGCTGCTAGTGTGTCTGCGGGCAGAGCTATTGCCCGTTCCCTACGCCCAGCTCCAGGTGGTGCAAAACCCTCAGCAGGCCAACGCAACAGGTCATTGCTACTGGATTCCCCACTGGCCGCAGCCGGGGTTGATTCCCCGAGATCGGCAGCGGGGCCATTGCATTGAGAACGTTGCTTTTTTGGGCCACGCCAACAATCTGGCAACCGAACTGACCACTCCGGCGTGGCGGCGGGCGCTGGGGGATTTGGGCTTGGCCTGGCAGCCCAAGGTCAGCACTCATACGTGGCACCAAGGCGTAGGGCTGCCCCCCGACTGGCACGATTACCGACAAATCGATGCAGTGGTCGCGGTTCGCAGTTTTCGCGCCAGAGATGTTCACCGAACGCAGAATTACCGCAACAAGCCCGCCACTAAGCTGTACAACGCTTGGTTGGCGGGGGTGCCAGCTATTTTGGGTGAGGAATCGGCCTATTGGGCAGAGCGTCGGGGCGAACTGGACTTTTTGGCAGTGAGTTCTCCCAGCGAAATTTTGGCAGCACTGGGGCGCTTGCAGCAGGATGCGGGACTGTATCGGGCAATGGTTGAAAATGGCCTGCAGCGAGCAGAAACCGTTCGGCCCGAAGCCATCGTACAGCGGTGGTTAACCTTCATCGAGCAGGTTGCCGTACCGGCTTATGAACGCTGGGATTGTTGCTCTAGCTGGGGTAAAGCTAAGGTTTTGGGGCAGGGGTTGGGGGCAGCTAGCTGGGCCAGGGTAGAACAGAAGGTGCGATCGCAAATCTTTCGCTAA
- a CDS encoding TetR/AcrR family transcriptional regulator, producing the protein MVDTKRAKSRSATRETLLRAASQVVIDRGVEALTFDAVAQKAGVSKGGLLYHFPSKDALMRSMVEQLIQDFEAVVQTEFDQDDAPGTPGQWVRAYLRATLRFSQQSLALVARLSSIATSSPNVLEAAKAYESRWHQRIETSGFDPVKAAIIQLAIDGLWFSEVFQYGTPEEPLRTQVVETLLAMTRSPQ; encoded by the coding sequence ATGGTTGATACCAAAAGGGCAAAATCTCGATCGGCAACCCGTGAAACACTTTTACGGGCTGCTAGCCAAGTGGTTATAGATAGAGGTGTTGAGGCACTAACGTTCGATGCAGTTGCTCAAAAAGCGGGAGTTAGTAAGGGAGGACTTCTTTACCATTTCCCTAGCAAAGATGCATTGATGAGAAGTATGGTTGAACAACTGATCCAAGATTTCGAAGCAGTAGTGCAAACTGAGTTTGACCAGGACGATGCACCAGGAACGCCTGGGCAGTGGGTCAGGGCATACCTTCGGGCAACGCTGCGGTTTAGTCAACAATCATTGGCGTTGGTTGCCCGTCTTTCTTCAATTGCGACAAGCTCACCTAACGTGTTAGAAGCTGCTAAAGCCTATGAATCAAGGTGGCATCAGCGGATTGAAACTAGCGGATTTGACCCAGTCAAGGCGGCAATTATCCAGTTAGCAATCGATGGTTTATGGTTCTCAGAAGTGTTCCAATATGGAACCCCGGAAGAACCGCTTCGCACTCAGGTTGTGGAAACGTTGCTTGCAATGACGCGTTCGCCCCAATAA
- a CDS encoding heavy metal-binding domain-containing protein: MILTTAATIEGKKIVDHYGIVSSETILGANIFKDFLAGMRDMVGGRSASYEKALREAKEIALKELTDQAKTLGANAVIAIALDYETINGGSGSSMLMVAVSGTAVRYQELQTV, from the coding sequence GTGATTTTGACCACAGCAGCTACGATTGAAGGCAAAAAGATTGTTGACCACTACGGAATAGTCAGTAGCGAGACCATCTTAGGTGCAAACATTTTCAAAGACTTTCTTGCAGGAATGCGTGACATGGTAGGTGGGCGCTCAGCGAGTTATGAGAAAGCCCTTAGAGAAGCTAAAGAGATTGCCCTGAAAGAGCTAACTGATCAAGCAAAGACTTTAGGCGCAAATGCTGTTATTGCCATCGCCTTGGACTACGAAACAATCAACGGAGGCAGTGGAAGCAGTATGTTGATGGTCGCTGTGAGTGGAACGGCTGTGCGCTATCAGGAGCTTCAAACCGTTTAG
- a CDS encoding ankyrin repeat domain-containing protein — MLEPSGIDRSGIEAYSSFLVGGLSHVLLIQACEVGDPERVKLLLDAGVSIHPCARCTRPQHSYSGQPPNHWEDQPWSFEIPLFGAVESGSVECIGLVLAAGADPNVRDSSGVTPIMQASNWAIFQQLLAAGADPQVVDYYNRDVLQHLISTPDSETQFPIAELRAVVALGFDVNAILKYDNWTRLYVAAFDQDVVAIERLLKLGADFTLGCPPLSGLCWHYNRDYSETIARGMELLIAAGCDVNAQDAAGDTLLHNASLGYSHAINKNCFNSSSDGGNVTAVLTLLKHGAMPDPVGSGGYTPLMNAAQECSAPAIAALVEAGADPHRHNAEGLTAKDMAAAQIVFLTQAKDNPENSGEMRSHYEKAYQDAIICAHLLGVSSRDK, encoded by the coding sequence GTGTTGGAGCCGTCAGGAATTGACAGGTCAGGCATTGAAGCCTATAGCAGTTTTCTAGTTGGTGGGCTCAGCCATGTTTTATTGATCCAGGCTTGTGAGGTAGGCGACCCTGAGCGGGTTAAGCTACTGCTGGATGCAGGAGTCTCGATCCATCCTTGCGCCCGCTGTACTCGCCCACAGCATTCCTATTCTGGGCAGCCGCCTAACCACTGGGAAGATCAACCCTGGTCTTTTGAAATTCCCCTATTTGGTGCAGTTGAATCAGGCTCTGTGGAGTGTATTGGGTTGGTTTTGGCGGCTGGGGCTGACCCTAACGTGCGTGACAGTAGTGGTGTTACCCCAATCATGCAGGCCTCGAATTGGGCGATATTTCAACAACTGCTGGCGGCTGGGGCTGATCCTCAGGTAGTCGATTATTACAACAGAGACGTACTTCAACATCTTATTAGTACTCCAGACAGTGAAACTCAGTTTCCTATTGCCGAGTTGCGGGCTGTTGTGGCCCTGGGTTTCGATGTAAACGCCATTCTGAAATACGACAACTGGACCCGGCTATATGTGGCCGCCTTCGACCAAGATGTCGTCGCTATCGAGCGCTTATTGAAGCTGGGGGCAGACTTTACCCTGGGGTGTCCGCCGTTGAGTGGTCTGTGCTGGCATTACAACCGAGACTATAGCGAGACTATCGCCAGAGGTATGGAGTTGCTGATTGCTGCCGGCTGCGACGTGAATGCCCAAGATGCCGCAGGAGACACGCTGCTGCATAATGCCTCCCTCGGCTATTCCCATGCGATCAACAAGAACTGCTTTAACAGCTCCAGCGATGGAGGGAATGTGACAGCAGTGCTGACTTTGCTAAAGCATGGGGCTATGCCCGATCCAGTGGGCTCAGGTGGCTATACCCCTCTGATGAATGCTGCCCAGGAATGCAGCGCTCCAGCGATAGCTGCTCTTGTAGAAGCTGGGGCCGACCCCCACCGCCACAATGCCGAAGGTCTGACCGCTAAGGACATGGCTGCTGCCCAAATTGTGTTCTTGACCCAGGCAAAAGACAATCCTGAGAATAGTGGAGAGATGCGATCGCATTACGAGAAAGCGTACCAAGATGCGATCATATGTGCGCATTTGCTAGGTGTCTCGTCCCGTGATAAATGA
- a CDS encoding SPFH domain-containing protein, which translates to MGALVLLLTTLGLGGGSAWLVIRNLYYICQPSEVLIFAGTPTRLLKGKTVGYRLVKGGSSLQMPLLEKTFRMDLTNMIIDLKVVGAYSKGGIPLTVTGVANIKISGTEPTLHNAIERLLGKSRKQIEKLAKETLEGNLRGVLASLTPEEANSDQIAFARSLLEEAEEDLQKLGLMLDSLQIQSISDDVNYLDSLGRKQQADLIRDARIAEARAQAESIIQASANERETALRELARDEEIAKVEATKGVRDALTKRTALVTEVESIASAQIAEVEAEIKVEKERISETEQRLQADIIAPAEAHRQRSIAEAKGEAAKIIEDGKAKVLGLERLGEVWRSAGKDAREVFLYQKIEVLTQMMAMSIPTIPITGVTVIDAEQGTQATKIAAFLEQLNHSTGIDLKQMLMQNPLLNSNSQGTKTLESVAKAND; encoded by the coding sequence ATGGGAGCTTTAGTTTTACTACTGACCACTTTAGGTTTGGGTGGCGGCAGCGCCTGGCTGGTAATTCGCAACCTCTACTACATTTGCCAGCCCTCAGAAGTACTGATTTTCGCAGGAACGCCTACTCGCTTATTAAAGGGCAAAACTGTTGGCTACCGATTGGTCAAAGGCGGCAGCAGCCTGCAAATGCCGCTTCTAGAAAAAACCTTTCGCATGGATCTCACCAACATGATCATCGATCTCAAAGTGGTGGGAGCCTACAGCAAAGGAGGCATTCCGCTAACAGTAACGGGCGTTGCCAACATTAAAATCTCTGGCACCGAACCCACCCTTCACAACGCTATTGAGCGGCTGCTGGGTAAGTCTCGCAAGCAGATCGAAAAACTTGCCAAAGAAACCCTAGAAGGCAATCTCCGCGGCGTTCTAGCTAGCCTCACGCCAGAAGAGGCCAACAGTGATCAAATTGCCTTCGCTCGGAGTTTGCTAGAGGAGGCTGAGGAAGACCTGCAAAAGCTGGGGCTGATGCTCGATAGCCTGCAGATTCAGAGCATTTCTGACGATGTCAACTATCTCGATAGCTTGGGCCGCAAGCAGCAGGCCGATCTGATTCGAGATGCCCGCATTGCTGAAGCTCGAGCTCAGGCAGAATCGATTATCCAAGCCTCTGCCAACGAGCGAGAAACGGCCCTGCGTGAACTGGCGCGAGACGAAGAAATCGCCAAGGTAGAAGCCACAAAAGGGGTACGCGACGCGCTCACCAAACGAACGGCCTTGGTTACCGAAGTCGAGTCTATCGCCTCAGCCCAGATTGCTGAGGTCGAAGCCGAAATCAAAGTCGAGAAAGAGCGCATTAGCGAAACAGAGCAGCGCCTTCAGGCCGATATCATTGCGCCTGCTGAGGCGCATCGTCAGCGCTCCATTGCCGAGGCCAAAGGGGAAGCCGCCAAAATTATTGAAGATGGCAAAGCCAAAGTCCTGGGCCTGGAGCGTTTAGGGGAAGTCTGGCGCTCCGCCGGGAAAGATGCCCGTGAGGTCTTTTTGTATCAGAAGATTGAGGTTCTTACCCAAATGATGGCCATGAGCATCCCAACGATTCCGATCACAGGTGTCACCGTGATTGATGCCGAACAGGGAACCCAAGCCACGAAAATTGCCGCTTTCCTAGAGCAGCTGAACCACTCCACCGGCATCGATCTCAAACAAATGCTGATGCAAAACCCCCTGCTCAATTCAAATAGTCAGGGGACTAAAACTCTAGAGAGCGTGGCTAAAGCAAATGATTAA
- a CDS encoding polysaccharide pyruvyl transferase family protein: MKLFHYQRRDGVENFGDRLNLWLWPQLLPDCFDDDAATVFVGIGTLLNHRLPERLGSAQQAVIFSTGVGYERSLRSMPPGWKIYCVRGPLSAKKLGLPASLALTDGAILLRQRFQPAGQKRVAYAFMPHIHHATFAGEVWQQICREIGFGYIDPRWSVEEVLAAIGQTEVLLAEAMHGAIAAEALRVPWLPVQTSARILPLKWQDWCASIRVPFRPIVLPPVLPQYPPVAQGLRSGLRAGRYWLRCGAQSPQGLLELARQGKQGSITPENRTLIIAQQLLKAQHTQPILGRADWLETLEDRLCTALDQFQQDRIRGQTESA, from the coding sequence ATGAAACTATTTCACTACCAGCGTCGAGATGGGGTCGAAAACTTTGGCGATCGCCTCAACCTGTGGCTCTGGCCCCAGCTCCTGCCGGACTGCTTTGATGACGATGCTGCCACGGTCTTTGTGGGCATTGGCACCCTGCTCAATCATCGTCTGCCCGAGCGGCTCGGATCAGCCCAGCAGGCAGTCATTTTTAGTACGGGGGTGGGCTACGAGCGATCTCTGAGATCAATGCCTCCGGGCTGGAAAATCTACTGCGTGCGTGGCCCGCTGTCGGCCAAAAAACTCGGCCTGCCTGCATCTTTAGCCCTCACCGATGGGGCGATTCTGCTGCGGCAGCGATTTCAGCCCGCGGGCCAGAAGCGGGTTGCCTACGCATTCATGCCCCACATCCACCATGCCACTTTTGCCGGGGAGGTTTGGCAGCAGATCTGCCGGGAAATTGGCTTTGGCTACATTGATCCGCGCTGGAGCGTAGAAGAAGTGCTGGCTGCGATTGGCCAAACGGAGGTGCTGCTAGCCGAGGCCATGCATGGTGCGATCGCAGCCGAAGCCCTGCGTGTTCCCTGGCTGCCTGTCCAAACCAGTGCTCGCATTTTGCCTTTAAAGTGGCAAGACTGGTGCGCCTCAATACGGGTGCCGTTTCGGCCCATTGTGCTGCCTCCGGTGCTGCCGCAGTATCCGCCTGTGGCTCAGGGCCTGCGCTCGGGCCTGCGTGCAGGTCGCTACTGGCTACGCTGTGGAGCCCAGAGTCCTCAGGGGTTATTAGAACTTGCTCGGCAGGGGAAGCAGGGTTCAATAACCCCCGAGAACCGGACCTTGATAATCGCCCAGCAGCTTCTGAAGGCCCAACACACTCAGCCCATTCTGGGCAGAGCTGACTGGCTAGAAACCCTGGAAGACCGCCTCTGCACTGCTCTTGACCAATTCCAGCAGGACAGGATCAGGGGCCAGACAGAGTCGGCATGA
- a CDS encoding NmrA/HSCARG family protein, with protein MTQSISRQRLILVTGATGNQGSAIARHLLQRGNFKVRALVRDPNKPAAQALQQAGAELAVGDLNDRASLDRALQGAYGVFSLQIFQDGVDTEIRQGKMVADAAKAAGIQHFVYSSVGSAERNTGIPHFDSKFQVEEYIRASELPYTILRPVFFFYNYNMMRSMVETGTLFQPLSPETKLQQLSEEDYGEMVAEVFDRPADFMNGEIELASVDMTMPEVAAAFSRILGKTVQYQQIPFEAFEQQIGEELTIMYRWFENVGYAADLAQLKRDFSAQTDFESYLRDHGWQNQSEAQPMSGQ; from the coding sequence ATGACACAGTCAATCAGCAGACAACGGCTCATCCTAGTTACCGGCGCTACAGGCAATCAGGGAAGTGCGATCGCACGTCATCTTCTGCAACGCGGCAACTTCAAGGTTCGTGCCTTGGTGCGTGACCCAAACAAGCCTGCTGCTCAAGCCCTCCAACAAGCAGGCGCAGAACTCGCAGTCGGAGATCTCAACGATCGTGCTTCTCTCGATCGCGCTTTGCAAGGTGCCTACGGTGTTTTTTCACTACAGATCTTTCAAGATGGAGTAGACACCGAAATCCGTCAGGGCAAAATGGTTGCAGACGCAGCAAAAGCGGCAGGCATCCAGCACTTCGTCTACAGTTCGGTGGGTAGTGCCGAACGCAACACAGGCATTCCGCATTTCGACAGCAAGTTTCAAGTCGAAGAATACATCCGAGCGAGCGAGTTGCCCTACACAATCCTGCGACCCGTTTTCTTCTTCTATAACTACAACATGATGCGCTCGATGGTTGAGACCGGAACGCTCTTTCAGCCATTGAGTCCTGAAACGAAGTTGCAGCAGCTTTCCGAAGAAGATTATGGAGAGATGGTCGCTGAAGTATTCGATCGCCCCGCAGACTTCATGAACGGCGAAATTGAACTTGCCAGTGTAGACATGACTATGCCGGAAGTCGCTGCTGCGTTCAGCCGTATTTTAGGAAAAACCGTTCAATATCAACAAATCCCGTTTGAAGCGTTTGAGCAGCAAATCGGAGAGGAACTGACCATCATGTATCGCTGGTTTGAGAACGTCGGCTACGCAGCAGATTTAGCCCAGTTGAAGCGTGATTTTTCTGCTCAGACTGACTTTGAATCTTATTTGCGCGATCACGGCTGGCAGAACCAGTCAGAAGCGCAGCCGATGTCGGGTCAATGA